In a single window of the Dromaius novaehollandiae isolate bDroNov1 chromosome 17, bDroNov1.hap1, whole genome shotgun sequence genome:
- the VPS29 gene encoding vacuolar protein sorting-associated protein 29 isoform X2, with protein sequence MLVLVLGDLHIPHRCNSLPAKFKKLLVPGKIQHILCTGNLCTKDTYDYLKTLAGDVHVVRGDFDENLNYPEQKVVTVGQFKIGLIHGHQVIPWGDMASLALLQRQFDVDILISGHTHKFEAFEHENKFYINPGSATGAYHALENNIIPSFVLMDIQASTVVTYVYQLIGDDVKVERIEYKKS encoded by the exons TTGGTGTTAGTATTAGGAGACCTTCACATTCCACACCGATGCAACAGCCTTCCAGCTAAATTCAAAAAACTGCTGGTTCCAGGAAAGATCCAACACATCCTCTGCACAGGAAACCTCTGCACCAAGGACACTTATGACTACCTCAAGACTCTGGCTGGGGATGTTCATGTTGTGAGAGGGGACTTTGATGAG aaccTGAATTACCCTGAACAGAAAGTTGTAACTGTTGGACAATTCAAAATTGGTCTGATTCATGGCCATCAGGTTATTCCTTGGGGTGATATGGCCAGCCTGGCACTGCTACAAAGGCAGTTTGATGTGGACATCTTAATTTCAGGACATACACACAAATTTGAGGCATTCGAACATGAAAACAAATTCTATATCAATCCAGGATCAGCTACAGGAGCTTATCATGCCTTAGAGAA CAACATCATTCCTTCATTCGTGCTGATGGATATCCAGGCTTCTACAGTAGTTACATATGTTTATCAACTAATTGGAGATGATGTGAAAGTAGAAAGAATTGAGTACAAAAAATCTTGA
- the VPS29 gene encoding vacuolar protein sorting-associated protein 29 isoform X1 translates to MAGHRLVLVLGDLHIPHRCNSLPAKFKKLLVPGKIQHILCTGNLCTKDTYDYLKTLAGDVHVVRGDFDENLNYPEQKVVTVGQFKIGLIHGHQVIPWGDMASLALLQRQFDVDILISGHTHKFEAFEHENKFYINPGSATGAYHALENNIIPSFVLMDIQASTVVTYVYQLIGDDVKVERIEYKKS, encoded by the exons TTGGTGTTAGTATTAGGAGACCTTCACATTCCACACCGATGCAACAGCCTTCCAGCTAAATTCAAAAAACTGCTGGTTCCAGGAAAGATCCAACACATCCTCTGCACAGGAAACCTCTGCACCAAGGACACTTATGACTACCTCAAGACTCTGGCTGGGGATGTTCATGTTGTGAGAGGGGACTTTGATGAG aaccTGAATTACCCTGAACAGAAAGTTGTAACTGTTGGACAATTCAAAATTGGTCTGATTCATGGCCATCAGGTTATTCCTTGGGGTGATATGGCCAGCCTGGCACTGCTACAAAGGCAGTTTGATGTGGACATCTTAATTTCAGGACATACACACAAATTTGAGGCATTCGAACATGAAAACAAATTCTATATCAATCCAGGATCAGCTACAGGAGCTTATCATGCCTTAGAGAA CAACATCATTCCTTCATTCGTGCTGATGGATATCCAGGCTTCTACAGTAGTTACATATGTTTATCAACTAATTGGAGATGATGTGAAAGTAGAAAGAATTGAGTACAAAAAATCTTGA